The Maledivibacter sp. genomic interval ACACAAGTCTCAGATGCCCAGAACCATCGCATATTTGTCCATGTATAGGTTAAGTTATACTATGAAAACCCTATATTATAGATATTCCAGTTAAACAATTAATTTATACACATCAAAAATCCCTAAAAACATCGGATATTTTGAGATGTATAAATTAAAGCTTTAAATAGAATCTCTATAAAAATTTGGAAGAACGGTTAAAAGTAAAGTAATGTCAGAATCTTAATCTTTTCATAACCCTAAAAGGGGGAGTGATATAAAGTGGGAAAAGTAATAGCCTTGTTCAATCAGAAAGGTGGAGTTGGTAAAACAACGACTAATGTCAATTTAAGTGCTTGTATTGCTTTAAAGGGGAAAAAGGTACTTATAATAGATATAGACCCTCAAGGTAATACAACCAGTGGATTTGGTATAGATAAAGATGGCACAGAATGCAATATTTATGATGCTTTAATGGGGGATGAGGATATAAAAAAGTGTATTATTAGTACGGATTACAAAAATATTGATATCATCCCTTCAAATGTACAATTAGCTGGAGCAGAGATTGAACTTACAAATTTATCTGGAAGAGAATATAAATTTAAGGATATGATAGAAGAGATAAGGGATGGCTATGATTATATTTTTGTAGATTGTCCTCCATCCTTAGGGCTTTTAACAATTAATTCCTTGACGGGAGTTGATAGTGTCATAATACCTATTCAATGTGAGTATTATGCATTAGAAGGGGTAAGCCAACTTATGAATACAATACAATTAGTTAGACAGAACCTTAATCCCTCACTTGAAATTCAAGGAGTAGTTTTAAGTATGTTCGATGGCAGAACTAACCTTTCTATTCAAGTTGTTGATGAAGTGAAAAAGTATTTTAGAGGAAAGGTATATAGAACAATTATACCCAGAAACGTAAGATTAGCGGAAGCACCTAGCCATGGTATGCCGGTTATAGAATATGATCCAAAGTCAAAGGGAGCAGAAGCCTATAGTGAGCTTGCTGATGAGTTTTTAGAATTAGAAGAGGATGTGATTTAATTGGCAAAAGCTAAAAGGGGACTCGGAAAGGGTTTAAATGCCCTTATTCCTCAAAGTTTTGAAGAAAGTATTCTAAACAATGAAAAGAATTCCGGGGA includes:
- a CDS encoding AAA family ATPase, which encodes MGKVIALFNQKGGVGKTTTNVNLSACIALKGKKVLIIDIDPQGNTTSGFGIDKDGTECNIYDALMGDEDIKKCIISTDYKNIDIIPSNVQLAGAEIELTNLSGREYKFKDMIEEIRDGYDYIFVDCPPSLGLLTINSLTGVDSVIIPIQCEYYALEGVSQLMNTIQLVRQNLNPSLEIQGVVLSMFDGRTNLSIQVVDEVKKYFRGKVYRTIIPRNVRLAEAPSHGMPVIEYDPKSKGAEAYSELADEFLELEEDVI